In the Agrococcus sp. Marseille-Q4369 genome, one interval contains:
- a CDS encoding DUF6804 family protein, giving the protein MTSDRYGPTFQRNALAPGILLAVVLVVALLLLESEWYGTLRFVISVLALIIGWFALQAKHWWWVPVFLVIAIAWNPVIPFDLAGQAWALAHMAAVLLSLVAGVLIKSPRVGDGKS; this is encoded by the coding sequence ATGACCTCCGACCGCTACGGCCCCACCTTCCAGCGCAACGCGCTCGCGCCCGGCATCCTGCTGGCCGTCGTGCTCGTCGTCGCGCTGCTGCTGCTCGAGAGCGAGTGGTACGGCACGCTCCGCTTCGTCATCTCGGTGCTGGCGCTCATCATCGGCTGGTTCGCGCTGCAGGCGAAGCACTGGTGGTGGGTCCCGGTGTTCCTCGTCATCGCGATCGCTTGGAACCCGGTCATCCCGTTCGATCTGGCTGGCCAGGCGTGGGCGCTCGCGCACATGGCCGCCGTGCTGCTCTCGCTCGTCGCCGGCGTGCTCATCAAGAGCCCGCGCGTCGGCGACGGCAAGAGCTGA
- a CDS encoding MFS transporter encodes MLRVPGLARIMLAQLIARFPAGMYSLGILMHMEQQHGSYTAAGLVLAAFSVGMAAAGPFVSRLMSRFGTVGVLLTTTVVSIAALTSIAIFDLPLWADVLAGIVAGAAMPPVVPTVRTLYPRMVQQRLLAPLFSFDAALQEIIWVFGPVLLTMLVSFLGTGTAMLVTIAIQLVGGLFFLLSPEVRRLRIPPTTRKLGRVLRKPPVLLSVIVSSMFIGGFAAVEAGVVATFDHGSLEAGIVLGVSALGSLVGGFALGTRAITPWSVAIRLGIVLLGMAIALPMTDVVGLSIALFIAGIGTAPALAAFSAIVAGTVKFADTPEAYAWIGTGQLLGAALGSAIAGVAIDANGGVGGVCVAVVMVAIAAAIAAIFRRHQPDLRQGIGEPPDTAPVELPR; translated from the coding sequence GTGCTGAGGGTCCCGGGGCTCGCGCGCATCATGCTCGCGCAGCTCATCGCGCGCTTCCCGGCCGGCATGTACTCGCTCGGCATCCTCATGCACATGGAGCAGCAGCACGGCTCCTACACGGCAGCCGGTCTCGTGCTCGCGGCCTTCTCGGTCGGCATGGCGGCCGCCGGTCCGTTCGTCTCGCGCCTGATGAGCCGCTTCGGCACCGTCGGGGTGCTGCTGACGACCACCGTCGTCTCGATCGCGGCGCTCACGTCGATCGCGATCTTCGACCTGCCGCTCTGGGCGGATGTGCTCGCCGGCATCGTCGCTGGCGCCGCGATGCCGCCCGTCGTGCCGACGGTGCGCACGCTCTACCCGCGCATGGTGCAGCAGCGGCTGCTCGCGCCCCTCTTCTCGTTCGACGCGGCGCTGCAGGAGATCATCTGGGTCTTCGGCCCGGTGCTGCTGACGATGCTCGTCTCGTTCCTCGGCACCGGCACGGCGATGCTCGTCACGATCGCGATCCAGCTGGTCGGCGGGCTCTTCTTCCTGCTCTCGCCGGAGGTGCGGCGCCTGCGCATCCCGCCGACGACCCGCAAGCTCGGCCGCGTGCTGCGCAAGCCCCCGGTGCTCCTGTCTGTGATCGTCTCGTCGATGTTCATCGGCGGCTTCGCGGCCGTGGAGGCGGGCGTGGTCGCGACGTTCGATCACGGCTCGCTCGAAGCGGGCATCGTGCTCGGCGTCTCGGCGCTCGGCTCGCTCGTCGGCGGCTTCGCGCTCGGAACGCGAGCGATCACGCCGTGGTCGGTCGCGATCCGGCTCGGGATCGTGCTGCTCGGCATGGCGATCGCGCTGCCGATGACCGATGTCGTCGGGCTCTCGATCGCCCTCTTCATCGCTGGCATCGGCACCGCCCCCGCGCTCGCCGCCTTCTCGGCGATCGTCGCCGGCACCGTGAAGTTCGCCGACACCCCTGAGGCCTACGCCTGGATCGGCACCGGCCAGCTGCTCGGCGCCGCGCTCGGCTCGGCGATCGCGGGCGTCGCGATCGACGCGAACGGCGGCGTCGGCGGCGTCTGTGTCGCGGTCGTCATGGTCGCCATCGCGGCGGCGATCGCGGCGATCTTCCGCCGCCATCAGCCCGACCTGCGGCAGGGCATCGGCGAGCCGCCCGACACGGCACCGGTCGAGCTGCCCCGCTGA
- a CDS encoding DUF3800 domain-containing protein: protein MLLAYIDEIGEPGAFVARDHARFNTSPAFGYAGFVIPETNARRFGTAFTEEKRRVFKTEIERAANPGQWERKGSSIFRPDTMAKFPQQIRVFNGLVRTLRALGGSLFYYADEKPIGTPAQTRLDTAQRETAAMQETLNRLARHSESQDGSNLMVMIDQINENQRSERVPNMYAHILGRASSHPEMRRIIEPPMHVDSVLSANIQFADWVSACVTRAIEFQIRDSPYRWVTGPKAVDAVRGSFTRESKLRLWKRSVPDLNHSEVFRSERPLHPTPDGQLLGSSIPDAALRKLRAGAQKRRQPGM from the coding sequence GTGCTGCTGGCCTACATCGATGAGATCGGTGAGCCCGGTGCGTTCGTTGCACGAGACCACGCCCGCTTCAACACGAGTCCAGCGTTCGGTTACGCAGGCTTCGTCATCCCCGAGACCAACGCACGTCGGTTCGGCACTGCCTTCACCGAGGAGAAGCGGCGCGTCTTCAAGACAGAGATCGAGCGCGCAGCCAATCCCGGCCAGTGGGAGCGCAAGGGGTCCTCGATCTTCAGGCCAGACACGATGGCCAAGTTCCCGCAGCAGATCCGAGTGTTCAACGGCCTGGTTCGGACGCTTCGCGCCTTGGGCGGAAGCCTCTTCTACTATGCGGACGAGAAGCCCATCGGCACCCCTGCGCAGACGCGTTTGGACACCGCGCAGCGCGAGACCGCTGCGATGCAAGAGACGCTCAACCGACTAGCGAGGCACTCGGAGTCGCAGGACGGCTCAAACCTCATGGTCATGATCGACCAGATCAATGAGAATCAGCGGTCCGAGAGAGTGCCGAACATGTACGCACACATCCTCGGGCGCGCGAGCAGTCATCCGGAGATGCGCCGCATCATCGAGCCCCCGATGCACGTCGACAGCGTCCTGAGCGCGAACATCCAGTTCGCCGACTGGGTCTCCGCCTGCGTGACGCGCGCCATCGAGTTCCAGATCCGCGACTCGCCCTACCGTTGGGTGACCGGACCTAAGGCCGTCGACGCAGTGCGCGGCTCATTCACGCGCGAGTCCAAGCTTCGACTGTGGAAGCGGTCGGTGCCGGACCTCAACCACTCGGAAGTCTTCCGCTCCGAGCGTCCGCTCCATCCGACTCCGGACGGTCAGCTCCTCGGATCGAGCATCCCTGACGCGGCGCTTCGGAAGCTCCGCGCTGGCGCCCAGAAACGTCGACAGCCCGGGATGTGA
- a CDS encoding aldo/keto reductase: MPHSLELNDGSTLPALGFGLYKVPPAETADVVAAGLAAGYRLIDGAELYGNERELGEALRRADASGLDREDLTVTSKFWGEASQEPAAVRAAFDASERALGRIDVYMIHWPRPARDRYVDVWRTLVELQAEGRVRTIGVSNFTEEHLRRIIGETGVTPAINQVESHPWLPQRELREAHAAMGIVTQAWSPLGRARVLEDPAIERIAAAHGVTPAQAIIRWHLQTGGALVPKSTHPHRLQENLDVDGFSLSDADLAAIAALETGERTGTHPDDRN; encoded by the coding sequence GTGCCCCATTCCCTCGAGCTCAACGACGGCAGCACGCTGCCCGCGCTCGGCTTCGGGCTCTACAAGGTGCCGCCGGCCGAGACGGCCGACGTCGTCGCCGCGGGCCTCGCCGCCGGCTACCGGCTCATCGACGGGGCCGAGCTCTACGGCAACGAGCGCGAGCTCGGCGAGGCACTGCGGCGAGCGGATGCGTCGGGTCTCGACCGCGAAGACCTCACGGTCACGAGCAAGTTCTGGGGCGAGGCGTCGCAGGAGCCCGCCGCAGTGCGCGCCGCGTTCGACGCGAGCGAGCGGGCGCTCGGCCGGATCGACGTCTACATGATCCACTGGCCCAGGCCGGCCCGCGACCGCTACGTCGACGTCTGGCGCACGCTCGTGGAGCTGCAGGCCGAGGGACGCGTGCGCACGATCGGCGTCAGCAACTTCACCGAGGAGCACCTCCGCCGCATCATCGGCGAGACGGGCGTCACCCCGGCGATCAACCAGGTCGAGTCGCACCCGTGGCTGCCGCAGCGCGAGCTCCGTGAGGCGCACGCAGCGATGGGGATCGTCACCCAGGCGTGGAGTCCGCTCGGCCGCGCCCGGGTGCTCGAGGACCCGGCCATCGAGCGCATCGCCGCCGCGCACGGCGTGACGCCCGCGCAGGCGATCATCCGCTGGCACCTGCAGACCGGTGGTGCCCTCGTGCCGAAGTCGACGCATCCGCATCGCTTGCAGGAGAACCTCGACGTCGACGGCTTCAGCCTCAGCGACGCCGACCTCGCCGCGATCGCGGCGCTCGAGACCGGCGAGCGCACCGGCACGCACCCCGACGACCGCAACTAG
- a CDS encoding TetR/AcrR family transcriptional regulator, with protein sequence MTSIGSHDDSPQLPHAHALTWGVAALPHRGPKRELSTERIVEAAIEIADADGLEAVSMGKVAAAVGVAPMSLYRYVTGKDDLLLLMFDAASEVTVPSTGGTWRERVKQWALFVRATYEAHPWLADIPPSSTPTTPNRLALIEAGLVALEDVPAPDRMKLPTLLLLLGYIALYSRASSNADVDDAILHALPELVTDERFPLLAPAVREGIFAAPETDPGRGFGFGLSRILDGIERWVERNEPDDDFERMPAAIVADKQVREAAKAVAEAREQLRRAESKAAYAVTKATERLRAVEAKTEAAEAKAAAKADARAAKAEAKRSKRD encoded by the coding sequence ATGACGAGCATCGGCAGCCACGACGATTCCCCGCAGCTCCCGCACGCGCATGCCCTCACGTGGGGCGTCGCCGCGCTCCCGCACCGCGGCCCGAAGCGCGAGCTCAGCACCGAGCGCATCGTCGAGGCCGCGATCGAGATCGCCGACGCCGACGGGCTCGAGGCGGTCAGCATGGGCAAGGTCGCGGCGGCCGTCGGCGTCGCGCCGATGTCGCTCTACCGCTACGTCACCGGCAAGGACGACCTGCTGCTGCTCATGTTCGACGCCGCGAGCGAGGTGACGGTGCCGAGCACGGGCGGCACGTGGCGCGAGCGGGTGAAGCAGTGGGCGCTGTTCGTGCGCGCGACCTACGAGGCGCATCCGTGGCTCGCCGACATCCCGCCGAGCTCGACGCCCACGACCCCCAACCGGCTCGCGCTCATCGAGGCGGGCCTCGTCGCGCTCGAGGACGTGCCCGCGCCCGACCGCATGAAGCTGCCGACGCTGCTGCTGCTGCTCGGCTACATCGCCCTCTACTCGCGCGCCTCGAGCAACGCCGACGTCGACGACGCGATCCTGCATGCGCTGCCCGAGCTCGTCACCGACGAGCGCTTCCCGCTGCTCGCGCCGGCGGTGCGGGAGGGCATCTTCGCCGCGCCCGAGACCGACCCGGGCCGCGGCTTCGGCTTCGGCCTCTCGCGCATCCTCGACGGCATCGAGCGCTGGGTCGAGCGCAACGAGCCCGACGACGACTTCGAGCGCATGCCCGCGGCGATCGTCGCCGACAAGCAGGTGCGGGAGGCGGCGAAGGCGGTCGCGGAGGCGCGCGAGCAGCTGCGGCGCGCGGAGTCGAAGGCGGCGTATGCGGTGACGAAGGCGACCGAGCGGCTGCGGGCGGTCGAGGCCAAGACCGAGGCCGCCGAGGCGAAGGCCGCCGCGAAGGCCGACGCGAGGGCGGCGAAGGCGGAGGCGAAGCGCTCGAAGCGCGATTGA
- a CDS encoding nucleotidyltransferase domain-containing protein: MRLRALRTSRGLSQRELAQRAGIARSSIIDLEQGKQTLELRTLIAALNALRHDVDLVSDVRPSEILAERKQDILQAAAAHRISDVRVFGSTARGDDDRESDIDLLVHTPDDMHPGELAAFEAEIERLTGIDVDVLSDKLAGAKYDEIRASAVPL; the protein is encoded by the coding sequence ATGCGTCTCCGCGCGCTGCGAACCAGTCGAGGCCTCTCCCAGCGCGAGCTCGCACAGCGCGCCGGCATCGCTCGCTCGAGCATCATCGACCTCGAGCAGGGCAAGCAGACGCTCGAGCTCCGCACGCTCATCGCCGCGCTGAACGCGCTCCGTCACGACGTCGATCTCGTCTCGGATGTGCGTCCGTCCGAGATCCTCGCGGAACGAAAGCAAGACATCCTGCAGGCCGCAGCCGCGCACCGCATCAGCGATGTACGCGTCTTCGGGTCCACGGCGCGCGGCGACGACGATCGCGAGAGCGACATCGACCTCCTCGTCCACACCCCCGACGACATGCACCCGGGCGAGCTCGCCGCGTTCGAGGCCGAGATCGAGCGTCTGACCGGGATCGACGTCGACGTGCTGTCCGACAAGCTCGCGGGCGCGAAGTACGACGAGATCCGCGCGTCGGCGGTACCGCTGTGA
- a CDS encoding DUF4349 domain-containing protein: MTRRLAPMAGILIAGAVLLTGCGASGASTGSPIMPTTDRGGFPESAPDFEESAGGDSGGLPEQDAENDRDVIITGAVSMRAEDPITTADAVADAVEARDGSIDARSEGASTDFEPAWATLTVRVPAPQVEDLLTAIRGLGDVTAVDTEEQRVGAQVRDLEVRVNAARASVERLTELLGTAANTDILLDVEAQLTQRTSELEQLLSQQRSLADQVAMSTIDVSIRATTVEGPTGTPSFWDGLVAGWGAFLAWGAAFLFGLGQAVPTLVVLALLALVAFFIVRRVMKRMPSRKTPTSPLVE; the protein is encoded by the coding sequence ATGACCCGCAGACTCGCTCCGATGGCCGGCATCCTCATCGCCGGCGCCGTCCTCCTCACCGGCTGCGGCGCCAGCGGCGCCTCGACCGGCTCCCCGATCATGCCGACGACCGATCGGGGCGGCTTCCCCGAGTCGGCGCCCGACTTCGAGGAGTCGGCCGGCGGCGACAGCGGCGGCCTCCCCGAGCAGGACGCCGAGAACGACCGCGACGTCATCATCACCGGCGCCGTGTCGATGCGCGCCGAGGATCCGATCACGACGGCGGATGCGGTGGCCGACGCCGTCGAGGCACGTGACGGCTCGATCGACGCGCGCTCCGAGGGCGCGTCGACCGACTTCGAGCCCGCGTGGGCGACGCTCACCGTGCGGGTGCCGGCCCCACAGGTCGAGGACCTGCTCACCGCGATCCGCGGCCTCGGCGACGTGACCGCGGTCGACACGGAGGAGCAGCGCGTCGGCGCGCAGGTGCGCGACCTCGAGGTGCGCGTCAACGCGGCGCGAGCGTCGGTCGAGCGCCTCACCGAGCTGCTCGGCACCGCCGCGAACACCGACATCCTGCTCGACGTCGAGGCGCAGCTGACGCAGCGCACGTCCGAGCTCGAGCAGCTCCTCTCGCAGCAGCGCTCGCTCGCCGACCAGGTCGCGATGTCGACGATCGACGTGAGCATCCGCGCGACGACCGTCGAGGGGCCGACGGGCACGCCGAGCTTCTGGGACGGCCTCGTCGCCGGCTGGGGCGCTTTCCTCGCGTGGGGCGCCGCGTTCCTCTTCGGCCTCGGCCAGGCGGTGCCGACGCTCGTGGTCCTCGCGCTGCTCGCGCTCGTCGCCTTCTTCATCGTGCGCAGGGTCATGAAGCGGATGCCGTCCCGCAAGACCCCGACTTCCCCGCTCGTCGAATAG
- a CDS encoding CAP domain-containing protein, which yields MSRRRSLLYAALATLGLSTALIVAPSGAPAAVSSEQLALTQEAHLAVIDDISMWDARSPHPRIGAVSGDPVAGTIQIGWAGPVPSEVRAMADAAATRGIDITFVPQEASEAELVELAHALAASMPADGAFAIGIGADSLSVEVPTPEAAEAAGTEPIALEGEVLDVIDETERAAEQLGASLTVEETDTVPSTTAATELAQGQPVDASAALFTGRSNDSTEVSGGLRVQTQFANGTFVGCTSGFTGFHGHQPVIITAAHCSDFRDDRAVRNAAGTRIGTSDLVAELNDGARPYDLGAIALSYDTRTLPRIYTGETSTVNITDTQLSFPPAGYQLCSSGQVTGWKCNMTTGAAYVACYGTECMNVQEVTASSGNAFCRGDSGGPVVSTPSSGGAIAVGVVSGLRGNNVTCSARGLIAPMSQLMATLPGLQLHTVSGTVAGDAPIAILDRINRERSAAGLGPLSQDGCLSSMAQGWSATMAATSALGSAHNPNLNAQARGCGMAGWGDNVGRTSGSAVSPNGIMDAWMASPAHRANLLSTSFTHVGVGVERGANGFWYYVLDFGRR from the coding sequence TTGTCCCGCCGCCGCTCCCTGCTCTATGCCGCCCTGGCCACGCTCGGGCTCAGCACCGCGCTCATCGTCGCCCCGAGCGGCGCGCCCGCGGCCGTCTCCTCCGAGCAGCTCGCGCTGACGCAAGAGGCGCACCTCGCGGTCATCGACGACATCTCGATGTGGGATGCGCGCTCGCCGCACCCGCGCATCGGCGCGGTCTCGGGTGACCCGGTCGCCGGCACGATCCAGATCGGCTGGGCGGGTCCGGTCCCCTCCGAGGTGCGGGCCATGGCCGACGCCGCCGCCACCCGCGGCATCGACATCACGTTCGTGCCGCAGGAGGCGAGCGAGGCCGAGCTGGTCGAGCTCGCGCACGCGCTCGCCGCATCCATGCCCGCCGACGGCGCGTTCGCGATCGGCATCGGCGCCGACTCCCTCTCGGTCGAGGTCCCGACGCCCGAGGCCGCCGAGGCCGCCGGCACGGAGCCGATCGCGCTCGAGGGCGAGGTGCTCGACGTCATCGACGAGACCGAGCGGGCCGCCGAGCAGCTCGGCGCGAGCCTCACGGTCGAGGAGACCGATACCGTCCCGAGCACCACCGCCGCGACCGAGCTCGCGCAGGGCCAGCCGGTCGACGCATCCGCCGCCCTCTTCACCGGCCGCTCGAACGACTCGACCGAGGTATCGGGCGGGCTGCGCGTGCAGACCCAGTTCGCGAACGGCACCTTCGTGGGCTGCACGTCGGGCTTCACGGGCTTCCACGGCCACCAGCCGGTCATCATCACCGCGGCGCACTGCAGCGACTTCCGCGACGACCGGGCGGTGCGGAACGCGGCCGGCACCCGCATCGGCACCTCCGACCTCGTCGCCGAGCTCAACGACGGTGCACGGCCGTACGACCTCGGCGCGATCGCCCTCTCGTACGACACCCGCACGCTGCCGCGCATCTACACCGGCGAGACCTCGACGGTGAACATCACCGACACCCAGCTCTCGTTCCCGCCCGCCGGCTACCAGCTGTGCTCGTCGGGCCAGGTGACGGGCTGGAAGTGCAACATGACGACGGGCGCCGCCTACGTCGCCTGCTACGGCACCGAGTGCATGAACGTGCAGGAGGTCACCGCGAGCAGCGGCAACGCCTTCTGCCGCGGCGACTCCGGCGGCCCGGTCGTCAGCACGCCCAGCTCGGGCGGCGCGATCGCGGTCGGTGTCGTCTCGGGCCTCCGCGGCAACAACGTCACGTGCTCGGCGCGCGGCCTCATCGCGCCGATGTCGCAGCTCATGGCGACGCTCCCCGGGCTGCAGCTGCACACCGTCAGCGGCACCGTCGCGGGCGACGCCCCCATCGCGATCCTCGACCGCATCAACCGCGAGCGCAGCGCCGCGGGCCTCGGTCCGCTGTCGCAGGACGGCTGCCTGAGCAGCATGGCGCAGGGCTGGTCGGCCACGATGGCCGCGACGTCGGCGCTCGGCAGCGCGCACAACCCGAACCTCAACGCGCAGGCACGCGGATGCGGCATGGCCGGCTGGGGCGACAACGTCGGGCGCACCTCCGGCTCGGCCGTCTCGCCGAACGGGATCATGGACGCCTGGATGGCCTCCCCCGCCCACCGCGCCAACCTGCTGAGCACTTCGTTCACGCACGTCGGCGTCGGGGTCGAGCGGGGCGCGAACGGCTTCTGGTACTATGTGCTCGACTTCGGGCGCCGCTGA
- a CDS encoding Fic family protein, translating to MSLAPEYGETPVPDEELDALTCEAKRILGEPISKVAVYDLEQALQEQVAEELLLSAYEGALTLDEVLDDLFVRRLHERLYGDVWSWAGFYRKREINIGVAPEQIAIEVRSAIDTICHRWKYTEDWTARELGIAVHAEIVRIHPFTDGNGRTTRLLADGVFAIAQDSPEAEIYDWQVDKQQYIDLLREYDRSRDPRALPDFIGTRPLDE from the coding sequence ATGTCACTCGCGCCGGAGTACGGCGAGACGCCCGTTCCGGACGAAGAGCTCGACGCGCTCACCTGCGAAGCGAAGCGCATCCTTGGCGAGCCCATCTCGAAGGTAGCCGTCTACGACCTCGAGCAAGCGCTGCAGGAACAGGTCGCGGAAGAACTGTTGCTCAGCGCCTACGAAGGAGCTCTGACGCTCGATGAGGTCCTCGATGATCTCTTCGTCCGGCGATTGCACGAACGGCTGTACGGAGATGTCTGGTCGTGGGCCGGCTTCTACCGGAAGCGGGAGATCAACATCGGCGTCGCGCCGGAACAGATAGCGATCGAGGTGCGAAGCGCAATCGACACGATCTGTCATCGCTGGAAGTACACCGAGGACTGGACCGCTCGTGAACTCGGAATCGCGGTTCACGCCGAGATCGTCAGGATCCATCCCTTCACGGACGGCAATGGCAGGACGACGCGACTGCTCGCAGATGGCGTGTTCGCCATCGCGCAGGATTCGCCGGAGGCGGAGATCTACGACTGGCAGGTCGACAAGCAGCAGTACATCGATCTGCTGCGGGAATATGACCGCTCTCGCGATCCCCGAGCGCTCCCCGACTTCATCGGGACGCGGCCCCTCGACGAATGA
- a CDS encoding phosphotransferase, translating to MSAPLSFDAPEVTDAIAAWMPDARWYPLKGQEADVTLAHSYELGDAAILLMRAGDTLLQVPVAWRSEPGAAPIAQLGERWLVDASSDPDAVQTLIEIAAGTRAVPGLEGDATKPPGPAGAIRVIGGEQSNTSIIGGDGSWIAKVFRVVHPGDNPDVVVTGALTRAGSEPVPALLASIRATWPAGDATVTGHLLAVSEFVNGAEDAWELYRQHALATLRGEQHEAPDARALGAAVATVHRDLAAALGTAEASEADSHSFISGLEQRLGWAREQAAEALADLDAALGRAKEQLGEIRSIGELQHIHGDLHLGQVLRSSDGDWLLLDFEGEPLRPMHERSVREPRLRDVVGMLRSFDYAAGSAQQQLPDADPAVADDWVQQRQQEFLAGYADASGPVDERDPVFRALLLDKALYEVVYEVRNRPDWLQVPLEAVKALLAPSTR from the coding sequence ATGAGCGCTCCCCTCTCCTTCGACGCTCCGGAGGTCACCGACGCCATCGCGGCCTGGATGCCCGACGCCCGCTGGTACCCGCTGAAGGGCCAGGAGGCCGACGTCACCCTCGCGCACAGCTACGAGCTGGGCGACGCGGCGATCCTGCTCATGCGCGCCGGCGACACGCTGCTCCAGGTCCCCGTCGCGTGGCGCTCCGAGCCGGGCGCCGCCCCCATCGCGCAGCTCGGCGAGCGCTGGCTCGTCGACGCGTCCTCCGATCCGGATGCGGTGCAGACCCTCATCGAGATCGCCGCCGGCACGAGGGCGGTCCCGGGCCTCGAAGGCGACGCGACGAAGCCGCCCGGGCCCGCGGGCGCGATCCGCGTCATCGGCGGCGAGCAGTCGAACACCTCCATCATCGGCGGCGACGGCAGCTGGATCGCGAAGGTGTTCCGCGTCGTCCACCCCGGCGACAACCCCGACGTCGTCGTCACCGGGGCCCTCACGCGCGCCGGCTCCGAGCCCGTGCCGGCGCTCCTCGCGTCGATCCGCGCGACGTGGCCCGCCGGGGATGCGACCGTCACCGGGCACCTGCTCGCGGTCTCCGAGTTCGTGAACGGCGCGGAGGACGCGTGGGAGCTCTACCGCCAGCACGCCCTCGCGACGCTCCGCGGCGAGCAGCACGAAGCGCCCGACGCCCGCGCGCTCGGGGCGGCCGTCGCGACGGTGCACCGCGACCTCGCGGCGGCGCTCGGCACCGCCGAGGCGAGCGAGGCCGACTCGCACAGCTTCATCAGCGGCCTCGAGCAGCGGCTCGGCTGGGCGCGCGAGCAGGCGGCCGAGGCGCTCGCCGACCTCGACGCCGCGCTCGGCCGCGCCAAGGAGCAGCTGGGCGAGATCCGCTCGATTGGCGAGCTGCAGCACATCCACGGCGACCTGCACCTCGGGCAGGTGCTGCGCTCGAGCGACGGCGACTGGCTGCTGCTCGACTTCGAGGGTGAGCCGCTGCGCCCCATGCACGAGCGGTCGGTCCGCGAGCCGCGCCTGCGCGACGTCGTCGGCATGCTCCGCTCGTTCGACTACGCCGCCGGCTCAGCGCAGCAGCAGCTGCCCGACGCCGACCCGGCGGTCGCCGACGACTGGGTGCAGCAGCGCCAGCAGGAGTTCCTGGCGGGATACGCGGATGCTTCGGGTCCGGTCGACGAGCGCGACCCCGTCTTCCGCGCCCTCCTGCTCGACAAGGCGCTCTACGAGGTCGTCTACGAGGTGCGCAACCGCCCGGATTGGCTGCAGGTGCCCCTCGAGGCAGTGAAGGCGCTCTTGGCTCCCTCCACTCGTTGA
- a CDS encoding Lsr2 family protein, giving the protein MAKQTFTKLVDDFTGEPIEDGTGRTVRFAFDGAEYEIDLSNENIEELSSTLERYVRASRRVSGRSRGRTSGSSNRRSSGGSSSDTAAIREWAESQGLKVASRGRIPADVVERYKNR; this is encoded by the coding sequence ATGGCAAAGCAGACTTTCACCAAGCTCGTCGACGACTTCACGGGCGAGCCCATCGAGGATGGCACCGGTCGCACGGTGCGATTCGCATTCGACGGCGCTGAGTACGAGATCGACCTCAGCAACGAGAACATCGAAGAGCTCTCGAGCACGCTCGAGCGCTATGTGCGCGCGTCGCGCCGCGTCTCCGGGCGCAGCCGCGGCCGCACCTCGGGCAGCAGCAATCGGCGCAGCAGCGGCGGCAGCAGCAGCGATACGGCCGCCATTCGCGAGTGGGCGGAGTCGCAGGGGCTGAAGGTAGCCTCGCGCGGACGCATTCCGGCGGATGTCGTGGAGCGGTACAAGAACCGCTGA
- the galU gene encoding UTP--glucose-1-phosphate uridylyltransferase GalU, which translates to MRHSVTKVVIPAAGLGTRFLPATKALPKEMLPVVDKPAIQYVVEEAVRAGLPDVLFVTGRNKNALENHFDRATELEQILTRKGDADRLQKVAESTGLANVHYVRQGDPLGLGHAVLRSKAHVNGDSFAVLLGDDIIDARDHLLERMLQVHDQRDTCVVALMEVDPAQAHLYGIATVDATEEDDVVRVRGLVEKPEPGTAPSNLAIVGRYVLKPEIFPVLEQTAPGRGGEIQLTDALLTMAEDDAEGGAHGVIFRGRRYDTGDRLDYIKANVMLACERDDLGPGLREWLREYVEHFSEQPA; encoded by the coding sequence ATGCGGCATTCCGTCACGAAGGTTGTCATTCCTGCGGCAGGACTCGGCACGCGATTCCTCCCGGCTACGAAAGCGCTTCCGAAGGAGATGTTGCCGGTCGTCGACAAGCCGGCGATTCAGTACGTCGTCGAAGAAGCCGTGCGGGCGGGCCTGCCTGATGTGCTCTTCGTCACCGGTCGGAACAAGAATGCGCTCGAGAACCACTTCGATCGCGCTACTGAGCTCGAGCAGATCCTCACTCGCAAGGGTGATGCCGACCGCCTGCAGAAGGTGGCCGAATCCACGGGTCTCGCCAACGTGCACTACGTGCGGCAGGGCGACCCGCTCGGGCTCGGGCACGCGGTGCTGCGGTCGAAGGCGCACGTCAACGGCGACTCTTTCGCGGTGCTGCTCGGCGACGACATCATCGACGCCCGCGACCACCTGCTCGAGCGCATGCTGCAGGTGCACGACCAGCGCGACACGTGCGTCGTCGCGCTCATGGAGGTCGACCCGGCGCAAGCGCACCTCTACGGCATCGCCACCGTCGACGCGACCGAGGAGGATGACGTCGTGCGCGTGCGCGGCCTCGTCGAGAAGCCCGAGCCGGGCACGGCGCCCTCGAATCTCGCGATCGTCGGCCGCTATGTGCTCAAGCCCGAGATCTTCCCGGTGCTCGAGCAGACGGCGCCCGGTCGCGGCGGAGAGATCCAATTGACGGACGCGCTCCTCACCATGGCGGAGGACGATGCAGAGGGCGGGGCGCACGGCGTCATCTTCCGGGGCCGCCGCTATGACACGGGCGACAGGCTCGACTACATCAAGGCGAACGTCATGCTCGCGTGCGAAAGGGATGATCTCGGCCCGGGCCTTCGAGAATGGCTTCGCGAGTATGTGGAGCACTTCTCCGAGCAGCCGGCTTAG